Proteins encoded in a region of the Perca fluviatilis chromosome 8, GENO_Pfluv_1.0, whole genome shotgun sequence genome:
- the uba2 gene encoding SUMO-activating enzyme subunit 2, whose protein sequence is MVQLVGSLRKELSDSLSTCKVLVVGAGGIGCELLKNLVLTGFKNIEVIDLDTIDVSNLNRQFLFQKKHVGKSKAQVAKESALQFCPTANITAYHDSIMNPDYNVEFFRNFMLVMNALDNRAARNHVNRMCLAADIPLIESGTAGYLGQVTVIKKGMTECYECQPKPTQKTFPGCTIRNTPSEPIHCIVWAKYLFNQLFGEEDADQEVSPDTADPEASWNPEDTAARATASEKDGDIKRVSTKEWARSTGYDPVKLFNKLFKDDIMYLLTMDKLWKKRKAPLPLDWQQLENSAYPQEESVGSGLKDQQVLGVWALCQLFQHSVETLRSQLQEKGEGAELVWDKDDPPAMDFVTAAANLRMHIFSMNMKSPFDVKSMAGNIIPAIATTNAVIAGLIVLEGLKILSGELESCRTIFLNKCPNLRKKLLVPCVLDPPSVNCYVCASKPEVTVKLNVHKTTVLSLQDRILKERFGMVAPDVQIEDGKGTILISSEEGETETNNSKFLADFGIRNGSRLQVDDFLQDYTLLVNVLHTEELERDVEFEVVGEAPDKAPPPQTNQEDVNSITNGNKDSAQPSTSSKAPAQDDDVMIVDSDEEEGAASSSAAVTSGTKRKHSDAETGETSTKRPRTAQSSEAAVDNDDDIIALD, encoded by the exons ATGGTCCAACTGGTGGGTTCCCTCCGAAAAGAACTGTCTGACTCCCTTTCCACCTGCAAGGTGCTGGTGGTGGGAGCGGGGGGGATCGGCTGCGAGCTGCTGAAGAACCTCGTCCTCACCGGCTTCAAAAACATCGAAGTG ATTGACTTGGACACAATTGACGTCAGCAACCTCAACCGCCAGTTCCTTTTTCAGAAGAAGCATGTTGGCAAGTCTAAAGCACAG GTGGCCAAGGAGAGCGCCTTGCAGTTTTGTCCCACTGCAAATATCACTGCCTACCATGACAGCATCATGAA CCCTGACTACAACGTGGAGTTCTTCAGAAACTTCATGCTAGTGATGAATGCTCTGGATAACAGAG CGGCCCGTAACCATGTGAACAGGATGTGCTTGGCAGCAGACATCCCTTTGATAGAGAGTGGCACTGCTGGATACCTGGGACAAGTCACAGTCATCAAGAAG GGAATGACTGAGTGCTACGAATGCCAACCTAAGCCCACCCAGAAGACCTTCCCAGGATGCACCATCAGAAACACACCGTCTGAGCCCATTCACTGCATTGTCTGGGCCAAGTATCTCTTCAA CCAGCTATTTGGAGAAGAGGATGCAGATCAAGAGGTGTCACCTGACACAGCGGACCCAGAGGCCTCAT GGAATCCAGAAGACACGGCAGCTCGCGCCACAGCCTCAGAAAAGGATGGGGACATCAAGCGAGTCTCCACCAAGGAATGGGCTCGCTCCACGGGATACGACCCTGTCAAACTCTTCAACAAG CTTTTCAAAGATGACATCATGTACCTGCTGACCATGGACAAGTTGTGGAAGAAGAGGAAAGCTCCTTTACCTCTGGACTGGCAGCAGCTAGAGAACAGCG CATATCCTCAGGAGGAGTCTGTGGGTTCAGGCTTGAAGGACCAGCAGGTTCTGGGTGTTTGGGCTCTCTGCCAGCTGTTCCAGCACAGCGTGGAGACTCTCCGCTCACAGCTGCAGGAGAAGGGAGAAGGAGCCGAGCTGGTGTGGgacaag GATGACCCTCCAGCCATGGACTTTGTTACTGCAGCAGCCAACCTACGTATGCACATCTTTAGCATGAACATGAAGAGTCCCTTTGATGTAAAGT CAATGGCGGGTAACATCATCCCAGCTATTGCTACAACCAACGCTGTCATCGCTGGACTCATTGTTCTGGAGGGGTTGAAGATCCTGTCTGGGGAACTGGAATCCTGTCGCACG ATCTTCCTGAACAAGTGTCCCAACCTTAGGAAGAAGCTGCTGGTCCCATGTGTCCTGGATCCACCTAGTGTCAACTGCTATGTCTGCGCCAGCAAACCCGAAGTCACCGTTAAACTCAACGTCCACAAAACCACGGTTCTCTCTCTACAGGACAGG ATCCTGAAGGAGAGGTTTGGCATGGTGGCTCCAGATGTTCAGATAGAGGATGGAAAAGGGACCATCCTCATCTCCTCAGAAGAAGGAGAGACTGAAA CCAACAACAGCAAATTCCTTGCTGATTTTGGGATCCGTAACGGCAGCCGTCTCCAAGTTGATGACTTCCTCCAAGATTACACACTCCTCGTTAATGTCCTGCATAC TGAGGAACTAGAGCGGGATGTGGAGTTTGAGGTAGTAGGCGAGGCCCCAGACAAAGCTCCGCCCCCTCAGACTAACCAGGAAGATGTTAACAGCATCACCAATGGCAACAAGGACTCCGCCCAGCCATCCACCTCTTCTAAAG CTCCAGCACAAGATGATGACGTCATGATCGTTGACTCTGACGAGGAAgaaggggcggcctctagctccgCAGCAGTGACCAGCGGCACCAAGAGGAAGCACTCGGACGCAGAAACTGGCGAGACCTCCACCAAGCGCCCGCGGACGGCCCAATCAAGTGAAGCAGCCGTCGACAACGATGATGACATCATCGCTCTGGACTAA